In the Fusarium falciforme chromosome 6, complete sequence genome, TGCCTTCGACTCGGTCCCAGCTCCCGACTTTGACCTCGGATCAATGATCACCGACGACCTCACCTGCTGACGATAGCCTCCACCTCGATTCAATTCGCAGCCTTGCCCTCTCTGTCGATGGAACCCTCGAGTAAAAAGCGAAAGCTGGCCCCCAAGGTCAATGCCACGCCTCCCAGCAAGCCTCAGTCTTCCCAGTACCCCCACGAATCGGTCAGCTCTTGATCCTCCTAGCTCTATGCATCTACTTCTTGCTAATAGGACCTGGATATCAGCCTCAACACTATCCAGTCCAGGAGGCCCCTGCTCCTGCCCCTCTGTCAGAGCGCCATGACTTTGAATCCTTCGCCCGCCATCTTCAAGATGCGGCCATGCTTATCCAGAGGCAGACCGAGCGTCACCCTTACACCGACGTCTCCGTCTTGTTGCTAAGgtgggaagaagatgagtcAGTTGACGAGGACTTGGCCGCCCTCGAGCAGGTCTTCCAGAAGCAGTACAAGTTTCGCACTGAGCGATGGCATATTCCCACCGTGCCCAATCCCAGCATTAAGCTTGGGGTTCAGATGGCGAGCTTCCTCGAGCACGCCCGAGCCAACCATCTTCTCATCATCTACTATGCTGGCCACGGCTACGTGGGTTCCGATGGCCAGCTCTACTGGGCTTGGTGAGTTGGCAATTCTCTCAGATGTGCTTTGCCTCCTGCCTCTGACAGCCTCTCGATAGCAATGCTCGGGAAGATGCCGCAAAGCTCAAGTGGGATGGCGTCCGCTGCTTATTTGAGGATGCCCAGTCGGATATCCTCTTGCTGCTTGATACCTGCTCTGTCCCAGACCCTCGCATGGCTGGTAGCCATGGCGTTAAACAAGCCATTGCAGCATGCACCTCAGATCGTAGTCCCTCTGACGGCTCGGAGCGTTCCTTCACATCCAATCTAGTTGAGGCTCTGAACAAGCTCAATACCGGCCGTCCTTTTACGGCACAGAGGCTACATGAGGAAGTGTTGTCATTGAAGCAACAGCAATCAAACCAGGCTCCACGAATAGCCAACGGCAGCACGGCCaattctccatcttctcaacaCCCCGTTTTCATCCCGCTTACTCCTGGGAAGGGCCAAAGTCTCAGCCTCGCACCGATGACTTCTAGGCCCCGCACTGGCTCACAGAATGGCCTTGACACGGATGGCCAGGGTAATCGAGATCGTGAAGAGCAACTGATTGACCCAGAGTCTGTCGTCGACCTTCGATTCGAGGAGCATCGTGTTCTCGTCTGTACCACATTCGTTGGCGATGCAAGCCCAGACATGTCGTTCTTCTCCCAGTGGCTGCACAACACACCACCTCTTGGCGACAAGATTGCAGTTGAAGGCATGTTCTTGGGCCCACCCACCATGCTCCTTATTTCCATGCCGCACTCTATCTGGAACGTGGTGCAGCATGATAAGGTGTGCTGTTTCTTGGGGTACATCAGTTCCCACAACATGATTCATCTTTACCATAGACTGGTCGGCTCTTCTGGCATCAAGCCGTCTGCTAAGGAAGTCGAGGATGGCCGCATTCTTCTCGAAGCGAGGGACCATGCAGTTGGCACGCCCGCGCGTATCCGCCGTGACGACGGGCACGAACACACCTATCACTCCTCGGCCACGAGAGACCCGCCAAGCTCTGTTGAACGGAATGACTATAGATCACAAGCAAGCCCCACGTCGGCGACCTATGCCAACTCATCAGGACCTCGACCCAAGGCTAAGGATGATGTCGAAGACTCAGCGGAGATGCAAGAGGCCGCagagcagctcaaggccttGAGCCATGTTCGACACCGAAGCGATGAGACGCCTCAGCATGCACCCCGTCCTCGAACAATTCTCCCCGACGGAATGCCTGAAATCAGAGCCGAAaacgatggcgatgaggctgctggcgATGATCCCCTGTCACTTCGAAGCACGAACCCGACAGCAAAGGCGCCGCGCCGTTCACTGCCCAAACAAGACACACGTTGCAATCATTGCAGTCATGCGCCATTCAAGGACTCTTCTTCGCTGAGAAAGCACATTGCCGCAGCTCATACCAGGCCATTCCCATGCGCATTCTCGTTCGCAGGCTGCACAAGCACATTTGGGTCAAAGAACGAATGGAAGCGACACATTGCTTCGCAGCATCTGTGCTTGCAGTACTACCGCTGCTCGTCGTGCCCGCAAAGCGCCGCAGACGGCAAAGGAAACGAGTTCAACCGAAAAGACTTGTTCACACAGCACTTGCGGCGTATGCACGCGCCCTTCCAAATCAAGCGGGCTATCGCAAAGGGCGACAGTAAAATCCAGACGGAATGGGATACTCATGTCAAAGATATGCAGCAAAGTTGTCTTGTCCAGCGGCGTCACCCGCCTCAGCGTTCAGCTTGCCCAAAACAAGGCTGTCAAAGCGTCTTTGAAGGGCCCTCGTCTTGGGACGAATGGACAGAGCATGTGGGACGGCACATGGAGAAGGGCGAGGGGGGTAGGCTTGGCGTTGACAGCCTTCTGGCTCAGTGGGCCTTGGACGAAGGCATCATTGAGCGCAAGGCAGACGGCGAGTACCGCTTATCTGCTAGCAATGGGATGGGAGGACCTCCAAGTAGCAGCGGACCACCTCCGCCAGCCTTGGAGCAGAAGGACTCGACGTCCATGTCGACACACGAGACGTCGCAGATCGAGGACACGATTGCCGTGGAGACGAAGCCTCCAGAGGACAGGATGGAGGTTGATACGCCCGAGTAAAAGGATTGAGGTGGGCAGGAGTTGAGCATTCTTTCCCGGTTACGACATGTGTGCAATGCACGGCAACGACGAAACGAAGTACATGACACGACATTTCTATACAGTTTTTGTGACGGTCGCTACCTTGCTCGGTCACTCGTTTAGCGAAGATGAGTCTCTCGTGAGATGCGGTTACGGAGTATCATGAGGCGTTGGATTTTTCAAAATGTGCGGAGCAAGAGATAGCATGCGAGAAACGAAAAAGTCAAGAGGAAAAGTAAAATTAGCATAGAAACGCATCTTTTTGGACTGTTCCTGAGTATCATTGCCTGTGCGCTGGTGATGGCCATTAATGGTGTTGGTCGGGGCTGGTGTCGCGTGGAGCCGGCACAATGATAATGCGCGAGTTAGAGTGATCGATCGAGTGTGTCCATTTGAGGACGTACCAAAGTCTGCTAGAAACGCGAGGCTAACCCAAAGAAAGACACCGTAAGCTCCATCTCGCAACCAACACACCAAGACCATTCTATAAACGTTCAAGACCCAGGTTCCCGGGTGGACAAGATATGAGCTTTCCAACACCCCAAGGCCCAAACCCCCACGATCCATCTCTATCTTCGCCGTCATCGCCCGCTCCTGCGCCGTCGCCCTCTACACCCTCGGCGCGTCAttaccagcagcagcaacaacaccaacagcagTATCAGCAGCAGTACCAGCAGGCTCCTGTCAATCAGTACCCCTCACAGCCCCAGCAGCATCAGATTTTTGGAcatcaccagcagcaacagcaacagcagcagcagcatatCGCCATGATGAACGGTATGAATGGCACGAATATGGCGGCAGGAATGCCTGTGCCGACGCCCGCGGGCCACCAGGCTGAGCTGAACTACATCTACGGCATGGTCGAGGAGCTTAGCCGCCAGCTGGCAGAGAACCGCCGGGTGACAGAAGACATTGTCAGCGGGCTGGGGAGAGTGAGGAACAGGGCCAGGACCCACGGTGTGAACAACCAACAGATCATTGAGGGCGCCTCGGACGAAATCAATGGTACGTGTAGCCGCAAAGCCCCTCACGCGAGATTCTTTTACCTGGCATTATGCTAATGTCATTGTATAGGCCAAGAACAGAATATCGATGCCCTCATCTCTCTCCTGACCGAGTCCCTCGAAAAGGCCAAGTTTAGCCGCGACGCCAACGCGAAGCTCCTCTCACAGTACGCCAGCGCCATGGCCAACCTCCTGCGACAATTCCACGAGTACAAGACAAAGCACGTAAGCGACGTCGCCTCCTGGCACCGCTCCTACCGCAAACAACTTTCCGATGCACGTGAGGAGAACGCCCGCCTTCGCGAGCAGATCTGGCAGATGCAGGCTCATGCGGGGCGCGCCAATGAGAGCCTGCGCGAGTTTCGGTGCAAAtacgatgaggacgaggcgcGCTGGAACAGACTTGTGGATGAGAAGGCAGTCAGGCAAGAACTGCGCTTCTGGAAGCGCATGGCTATGCCTGAgctggaggatgacgaccCGTACTGgagtgacgacgacgacatcattGACCCGGCCGAGAAGGACCGTCTGCGTGAACTGGACCTTAAGGCGGCACAGGAGCAGCTAGACAGTCAAGCCGAGGACAGCGATGGCCAGGGCCCTCCGCCGCAGTTGCCACTGCCGGGGATGGGAATCGGCATGAGCATGATGGGGGGTATCGCGATGCAGCGCGAGGACTCGGCGGCTGGACACGGCGTGCCGGTGCTTCCTCCTAGGCCGCTGAGCGCAGCGTCGAGTACGGGGTCCACTGGACAGTGAAGTGAGGCATGATGAAAATGGGAATGTTTTGATTTAGCGATACCCAGGACTGGATGGAAATGTACAATAGGGGTGGGTGGATAGGATTCAATGTTGATATGAAGACCACGGGCTGTGCCCTGGAACATCTTGCAGACTACTTTGTAACGTGAAACTGTTTGAGATTTGGATGGCGGGTGAGGGTTGAGACATACACGACGGCTGCCGTTGAGGTAGTTTTACTTGAGCGAACACTGTCTTTCACCATCTCTTCACTAAGGAGCTGTGAAACAACAAGGGCGTCATAACCCTCAGAGACGTCTCGACACTGGAGCAGGGCCCTGTGATATTCACTGGGCTTTGCTGTGTAGATGTAGACAGGGTCGTGTATGTGTAGTTGTGGGATTTGGAGCATAGGGTGGTCAACTACTCAAAGGTAGTGAGAGTTATGAGAATTGAAGGTGAAAAATGGAATCAAATATGCCGTGATCTGTTCGGCCTAGAATGACTATGACACGCCCTTTGTAGTTTACACTAATCATACATGAATCTCGCCAAGAAATATACCGTTCAGCCGTCACCAACTCTGCCTCGCTCGCCTTGATATTCTTGCCAAATTCATCATCCAAACGCCGTCAGTACCTCATCGTTCAATATCCGCTCTGCTCCTTTCGATTATCTGCCTCACCATCGCCACCACCCTCTCTGGCTGCCTTTTCACCAGCCTCCTGAATACCCTGCTCGTCACCTCTCAGCTTGGCAAAGTAGGCCTTGATGTCTTCGGCGCCGATGGTCTCGCCGCTGTCGGCAAACTGTTGGAAAAAGGGCTTGAGCCTCTCCTTGAGGTGGTTGTACGCCATAACGCCTTCGATGGCTCGCACGCGATCCACGTTGCGCAGTGCGCTCTCCCCACGCTCGAGGAGACTACCACTACCGTGGGAGCCGCCACCATTGCCGCCGTTCTGGGAGCCGTCATCGGACAGGGGCGGCTCATagacttcctcctcctctaggAGCTGGGGGTGAGGGTTGAGGAGGGGAAAGCAAGAGGAGCAGCGGCAGAAGGCGTCGCGGAAACCTTccttgaggaagagggagaatTGGCCTTCAGGGGCTTGGGGGAAGTTCTTGAGTTTGCAGGGGAGGGTGCTGTTTGTGGAGGATGTCTCTTCCGAGGGGGCAGCTGGCTCTTCAAGTGGCTTTTCAGCTGGCTTTTCAGCCTGCTCTTCGGGTTGGGCCTCGCTCTTTACGCGCTTGGCCTCTGTGTCATCCTCCGCATCGTCATCCGCCTTGCGCTTGCGCGAAGGAACTTCGCTTGTCTCGGTTGTGTCGGCCGCAGCGGTCGTCGCCTCTTCGCTTGCTGCCTCTTCGGTCTTGGGAGCAGACACAGCCTGGTTGAGGAACACGGCGGGAAGAAAGCCTGAAGTTCCTGCGTAGCGTTTGATCCAGGGGTGCGCATCAACGCACTTGTAGCATAGGAAGGCTTCAAAAGCATCTTCATCGGGGAAACCTGGAGGCATCGggacctcgtcgtcctcctcctcttcgacGGCGGTCTCCTGGGCACCATTCTGGGCAGCATTCGGCTGGTCCTCATTTCCCTCCGCAATGGTGGTCAATTTGGCACCCTCTTCGCCCTCCTTGactggcttcttctcaggcttctccatcttctcgaaCCAGTTAGGTCCCATGCCAACGAGGCAGCCCGGATGATACCAATCCTCGCCACAACCACCAGTCTCATGCGTTCCCAGGCCCAGGCACTGGAACATGGTGCCCTTCTGCTGGAAAGGATCATAGTCGCATTCACAGCCGCAGAAACGGTTGCGAAAGTTGTGATTGTACTTGTTATTCACATCAGGCTCTTCAGAATGAACTCCGCGGGTGTTGGTCGTCTCGTTCAGGCGGAGGGTGCATGGGCTCGTGGAAGGGATGCGCTTGGTTCCGCAGTCGCAGGTAAAGTTTCGCTTCTGGAAGATCTCGACGAGGGTGTGTTCGCCGTGGCACTGGATGGAGCATGCGTAGCAGACGCCGGCGGGCGTCCAGTCATCGCCGGGCTTTGCGGGAGCGGGATTGCATGTCAGGCAGGCGAATACGGCTTGTCGCAGAGGGCCGAGGATCTTGGTGCAGGATTCGATGCTCTAAAGTCGCGTGAGTGGAAGGTATCGAGGGAGGGAATTCGCGGGTAAGCGCATACATATGGCAGAGCCTCGCGGGCATCAGCTTCGAGAGCTTCTTGGGTACGGATGAATCTGGGGAGTGTTAGTGTACAATTCGTCATGAGTCTAATTGACTCGCAAGAAGGGAAGTTTGCGCGTACTCGGCTGCGGTTTGAGAGTCTTCCGACTTGGCAGAGAAGCTGTCCTTGCGCGCTGGAGCAGCTTGCTGAGGGGCGTCTTGCGCAGGCGCGGAAGCTGAGGGAGGATCTGTCGACATGGCGACGGTTGTATTAGGGAAGGTGATGGGTGCTGTAGGAAGATTGAGATGGAAAttcgatgaagaagatgacaaaAACGGAAAGGAACGATGGAAATGAATGGCGGATTTCCCCAGAGTCgatgggagatggagatgcagggaggagggtgaggtaGTGTTGGAGGCGATGAGCTTGGGAAGGCGAAGTAATAATGCCGACACTTGCTGCGTTAGATAAGACCAAAGCTGATGTCATATTTTTGTCCGTAATTTCTACCCTCCAAAACCACTTTACGCGTACACCACCCAATGCGCTTAGCAGCCACAATCAATTAACGCGTCAAGTCGCGTCGTGATACGCGAAATTGCTTCCTTGTCGCTGGCCTCCACTTGGTCCCGTTGTCCCCTCGTCTCGTTTCCCTTccaaccatccatcctgGCAAATTCAGCCCCTCACTCTTTGGCATTCTCAACACCAATTCTCTGCGTGTTCGTTCAACTGTGTGTCTGTATACCATTTCACAACACTCATTTGGCGCAACGTTCTTGATCGGGGCTAGCAAATATGAGGCAAGTACTTTCTCCTCAAGATGCCCCTTTCTGCGGAGGGACAGCTCCTAACACCCCAATAGTTCCCCGCTACACCCTTCTGCCAGCGCTCCGCGCTCGAGTCGCAAGCGATCACGAACCGGAGGCGATGATACCGCTTCTCCCATGACTCTGGGGTCAAGCCCCATGCCCTCGTCCCCCCCTGCCGAGTTCAACATGGCCCATGGtgtcgaggacgacgacgatattgaggaggaggcccagATCCAGGACGACATTGACGACTTGGACGAGATGGCTGAAGATGATGTCGATCTGTTCCGTGAAGGCTTCGAAGCCGATTACCGAGATAGAGAGGACGACATGTACGAGGGCATCGGCCTAGACGACGAGGGCGAATATGGTGACATGGACCTGGCTGCTCGACGACAACTTGAGGCCCAACTTAACCGACGAGATCGTGAGGTTGCACGAAGACAAAGGATTCCTGCTGCTTTTCTGCCCggagatgaggacgatggTGATATTGACCTGACTGCCCAGCCCCGGCGTCGCCGTCACCACTACGATGAAGATCCCGACGACATGATGGACACGGATATCATGGCTGAGGAATTGTCACTGGAGGCCCTTGGTGATGTCAAGGCTTCCAGTTTGACCGAGTGGGTGTCACAACCTTCGGTCCAGAGAACCATCAAGCGCGAGTTCAAGGCCTTCCTCACATCCTACACCGACACATCTGGTTCCTCCGTCTATGGTAACCGTATCCGAACCCTCGGTGAAATCAACGCCGAGTCCCTCGAGGTTTCATACGAGCATCTTTCCGAGAGCAAGGCCATCTTGGCTTACTTCCTCGCCAACGCTCCCGCAGAGATGCTTAAGCTGTTTGATGAAGTCGCCATGGATGTTGTTCTCCTCCATTACCCCGACTACGAGCGCATTCATTCCGAGATTCACGTACGAATCTTTGATCTGCCTGTTCACTACACACTACGACAGCTTCGTCAATCGCACCTCAACTGTCTGGTGCGGGTGAGTGGTGTCGTTACTCGACGATCAGGCGTCTTCCCCCAGCTCAAGTATGTCAAGTTTGACTGCACGAAGTGCGGTGTCACCCTGGGACCCTTCCAACAGGAGTCCAACGTCGAAGTCAAGATCACCTATTGCCAGAGCTGCCAGTCAAGGGGTCCCTTTACGCTCAACTCGGAAAAAACTGTCTACCGAAACTACCAGAAGCTCACTCTCCAGGAGTCCCCTGGTACAGTGCCTGCTGGTCGACTGCCCCGACAGCGTGAGGTTATCCTGCTGTGGGATCTCATCGACAAGGCAAAGCCTggtgaggagattgaggttACTGGAATTTACCGCAACAACTACGATGCTCAGCTCAACAACCGCAACGGCTTCCCTGTGTTTGCCACCATCCTTGAGGCCAATAATGTCGTCAAGTCGCATGACCAGCTGGCTGGTTTCCGCATgactgaggaggacgagcaTCAGATCCGCAAGCTGTCCCGAGATCCCAACATCGTGGACAAGGTCATCAACTCGATCGCTCCTAGCATTTACGGACACACCGATATCAAGACGGCCGTTGCGCTGTCGCTTTTCGGCGGTGTTGCAAAGACAACAAAGGGTGCTCATCATCTGCGAGGTGATATCAATGTTCTTCTCCTGGGTGATCCTGGTACAGCCAAGTCGCAGGTCCTCAAGTATGCCGAGAAGACGGCTCACCGAGCTGTGTTTGCCACGGGTCAGGGTGCCAGTGCTGTCGGTTTGACGGCCAGTGTCCGACGTGATCCTCTCACCAGTGAATGGACTCTGGAGGGTGGTGCTCTTGTGCTGGCTGATCGCGGAACATGTCTCATTGACGAGTTCGACAAGATGAACGACCAAGATCGAACATCTATTCACGAAGCCATGGAACAGCAGACCATTTCCATTTCAAAGGCTGGTATCGTGACTACTCTGCAGGCCCGCTGCGGTGTGATTGCAGCTGCCAACCCTATCGGTGGACGATACAACTCTACAGCTCCCTTTTCCTCCAACGTCGAGTTGACAGAGCCCATTTTGTCCCGTTTCGACATTCTCTGTGTGGTGCGTGACACAGTTGAGCCAGCTGAGGACGAGCGTCTGGCGCGCTTCATTGTGGGATCACACAGCCGAAGCCATCCTCTAAGCCAGCAAGAGCAGGACTCGATGGAGGTTGAGCATGATACCCAAGCAGATACCCAGGCGACTAACGGTTCCCGTAAGACGGAGGGCGAGATTCCCCAGGAACTGCTGAGGAAGTACATTCTTTACGCACGAGAGCACTGCTCGCCGAAGCTGTACCATGTGGACGAGGATAAGATTTCACGACTGTTTGCCGACATGCGACGAGAGTCTCTTGCTACGGGTGCCTATCCCATCACGGTATGTCCCTAGATACTTAACTGTAATGTGCATCAGCATGCTAACGAAAGCAGGTGCGTCATCTCGAAGCCATCATTCGAATCAGCGAAGCCTTCTGCCGTATGCGCCTGTCGGAATACTGCTCGACGCAGGATATTGACCGTGCCATTGCGGTTACGGTGGACAGCTTTGTGGGTAGCCAAAAGCTCAGCTGCAAGAAGGCTCTGGCACGAGCATTTGCCAAGTATACACTGGCACGACCGGGCAGCCAGAAGAGGACTGGAGCAAACAGCCAAGCGCGACGACAGACCGCAGTTGTGGGTTAAGTCGTGGACTGTGAATGCCACTATTGGGATACTCGAGGCCGTGATGGCAGTAATGGCTGGGGGTGGGTGGTTCTGTATTTGCGGAGTGAAGGCCTGGGCATGTCATGGGAATGggcatggtgatgatggaatgGATATGACGGAATTGTATCATGAGTTGATTATATGTTACTAGATGTAGATTTAATGTTTGCAAGCTGGCCGTTGCACCTCATCAACCACATCTGCAAGTGATACCTGAGTGCCATGATGAGATGGCTACTTGGGCATCCAGGGGCCACTCTCCGTCAGGATTACAGCACAATGAGAGCGCTAGATTTGACGCATGGCTTGTTGCCCAGCGGTACTGTCCCTTCAAGATAGATCGATGCTATTGATCATTGATGGGGTGCTCATCATATCTTCGCACGAAACACCAACTCATGTCGCTGGCCTCCAACATGGACTTGCTAGGCCAGTGATGACGGCACTTGGTGCACTCCCACAACAACATGATACCGTCAAGGTATGTGCCGCGAATGTACATTCACCTACACCTCACCATGTTCAAGGGTGGCGGCATAGAGGAGACCTGGGGTGCGCGGCCCGAACATGAAGCTCTCGGTTGCTTCAACGGGCTAGGGCAGTGTTGAAGGTTGTCTATTCTTCAAGGCTCCTTAACTTGCGGTTTTGGAAGATATCCCACTGTATTAGCAGTTGCTTCACGCCAAAGCACCAGCAGATGTGATGTTGAAAGGCCCCTTCAGGGCGTAGCCGGTTCACGTGCCCAAACAGCGGGGCAAACTCAGGAACACCTGGTGGAACGAGTCTTCTTATAACGTCAGGTGGGAGGCGATCTTTGCCATAGAGGTCAACTATCAGACGACACCCCCGGCAGATGCGGCCATACTCCCGTAAGCCCGTCTTGATTAGGTAGGGTATGCGTATGGATGCCATTCCGCCATACTCGTCAGCCGGGAGTGCTAGATTGATGGGTAGCATGGATAAATCGCGTCCTATCGGCGCCAGCGGAGCTTCGTGGAACCCTCTGAGCATCCAGtactccttggtctcggccgagttCCTCTCTATCCCCCGGGGCGGGGCCTTGGGGATGAGTTTGGCCAAGTTTTCGGGGCCGTGGACTTGGAGggccagcttcttgacctgcttGGCACACACGAGGCGGATCATGCGCTTCCGTGAGATGTAGTTCCTGACGTTGTAGGTGTTGGGGATGCTGTACAGGGTGGGTATGCTCTTGAGCTGCCTGTCGGTCAGGTCGAAGCACTTCTTTGCCGTGTTGAGCGTCATCATGTGGAGACCCCGGTTCTGGTTCAGGCACTCGAAGCAGACCCTCTCGCACGTCGGCAGGAACAGAAACCCGCCGTAGTCGAAGCAGGAGACACAGTAGCCAGAGCGGAGCGTCTGGCGGAGGAGAGCAGCCGAGTGCTGTTGCAGTAGACGAGTCTTGCCCAGGGCCATGAGGGAGTCTCCCGCGTACAGACGCATCTCTCTATAGGCAGGCATCGACTCGACAGTCTGTTTTCCTCGTAGGCAAACCTGTGTGAGGCGGAGTAGAGATTGAAAGTCGAGGTACTCCAAGATGCAGAGGATGATTTCTGGGGGGAGAGTGTCCAGGAGGCCAAGGGGTTCCATCGCAGGCTTTGGGTGGATGCGCCTCAGCTTGGGGAGTTTGAGGTCTCGGATGACCAGCATCCTATTGCAtttgtcctcttcttcatcattaTATGTGAGTTTTGATACGAGTTCGCGGGTTATGGGTACCGGGCGTACTGGTGGTAATTGAGGCGGTCTTGATGGATCCATTgtgaggttggtgatgcagTAACGTTGAATCGGTTGAGGCGTCGCCGGAATTGTTGGATTGGCTCATCACTTGATTGTGCATGACAAGGTCACATTCACGTCGAACGACACAAGTTCTCGAAAGAGATTGTCTTTCAGAAGAGTTTGAGATAAATGGGGACTCTATTCACTTTCATTTCATTGGGGACAGAGTGATGAGGGTTCTTGTGGTGTTTAGGCTTCAACCGAACATGACTAGTCAGTCACATACCCTACTCTCAAGTGCGCGTGCTAGAGCAACTATCTAACGTAGTACCATTCAGAGACGGCAAATTGATTAGTTTTAGCCGCGTTATATGCAGGTTTTGGATGAGGGCTTAGTAGGTAAGAGAGAGTGTTGATTCTGTTATTTCTTACTTGAACAACTACTATTGATTCGAGATACATGTGGTTGAGGTTGCCCCCAACACCCCATTCACATTCTTCCAGCAGGAATACTTTTCAACCCAAGCACTTTTTTGCCAGTCGGGGCCCCTAACAACCGACTATGACTCGGCCTGTGTGGCTGTTTGTTGTTTGGCATGTTTGTCGGCGTCCAATGTCTGCTGGATCCTCTGGCTCGGCAGCCACCGCTCCGCAGGGACAAACCACCAAGACAGCAAGGCTAGGATAGTTGTGCCGGCCATAATTACGGGTGCGTAGTTGAGAGTCTCTCCAGAGACAGGGAAGATGTACGGGGAGTAGAGAACTGCAACTACCCAGCCGTTCCAAAAGACTGCGATGACTTGGAATGGTTTGCTGAGTCGGCCCAGACTCCAAGCAGGCTTGGGGAAGTTCTTGGGTGTTAGGAAGAGTCGTGCCAGACAGATCAGTCCGTAAGCAGCAGCCGAGGGGACACCTGCAGCGGACACAAGCGAGGTGAAAGCAACTGCTGAGGGGAGGATGGTGCAAGTGATGACTGCTGCAACGCcccagacgacgaggacggcgTTACGGGGCTGACCTGCGACGACTCGGGAGACCCAGCTGGACCAGGGGAGAACTCCATCACGGGCGACGGCAAAGACTAGTCGAGAGGCGGCAAGGACGGCAATTGCGGTGTTCTATCTCAGTTAGGCTCTCGCCCTCGGATAGGGCTGGGTGAAGAGGAACTTACAAACCACAGTGCCATGACGCAAACAATGTTCATTACAAT is a window encoding:
- a CDS encoding UBR-type domain-containing protein, with the protein product MSTDPPSASAPAQDAPQQAAPARKDSFSAKSEDSQTAAEFIRTQEALEADAREALPYSIESCTKILGPLRQAVFACLTCNPAPAKPGDDWTPAGVCYACSIQCHGEHTLVEIFQKRNFTCDCGTKRIPSTSPCTLRLNETTNTRGVHSEEPDVNNKYNHNFRNRFCGCECDYDPFQQKGTMFQCLGLGTHETGGCGEDWYHPGCLVGMGPNWFEKMEKPEKKPVKEGEEGAKLTTIAEGNEDQPNAAQNGAQETAVEEEEDDEVPMPPGFPDEDAFEAFLCYKCVDAHPWIKRYAGTSGFLPAVFLNQAVSAPKTEEAASEEATTAAADTTETSEVPSRKRKADDDAEDDTEAKRVKSEAQPEEQAEKPAEKPLEEPAAPSEETSSTNSTLPCKLKNFPQAPEGQFSLFLKEGFRDAFCRCSSCFPLLNPHPQLLEEEEVYEPPLSDDGSQNGGNGGGSHGSGSLLERGESALRNVDRVRAIEGVMAYNHLKERLKPFFQQFADSGETIGAEDIKAYFAKLRGDEQGIQEAGEKAAREGGGDGEADNRKEQSGY
- a CDS encoding F-box domain-containing protein is translated as MDPSRPPQLPPVRPVPITRELVSKLTYNDEEEDKCNRMLVIRDLKLPKLRRIHPKPAMEPLGLLDTLPPEIILCILEYLDFQSLLRLTQVCLRGKQTVESMPAYREMRLYAGDSLMALGKTRLLQQHSAALLRQTLRSGYCVSCFDYGGFLFLPTCERVCFECLNQNRGLHMMTLNTAKKCFDLTDRQLKSIPTLYSIPNTYNVRNYISRKRMIRLVCAKQVKKLALQVHGPENLAKLIPKAPPRGIERNSAETKEYWMLRGFHEAPLAPIGRDLSMLPINLALPADEYGGMASIRIPYLIKTGLREYGRICRGCRLIVDLYGKDRLPPDVIRRLVPPGVPEFAPLFGHVNRLRPEGAFQHHICWCFGVKQLLIQWDIFQNRKLRSLEE